One segment of Chroococcidiopsis sp. TS-821 DNA contains the following:
- a CDS encoding photosystem II manganese-stabilizing polypeptide produces the protein MRYRALIVAFLALCLGVLTACSEGPASASSRDVLTYDQIRGTGLANKCPQLSETTRGSIAIDPNKSYRIVDLCLEPTTFFVKEEPTNKRQKPEYIAGKLLTRYTSTIDQVQGKLNVNSDGSLTFVEEDGLDFQAITVQLPGGERVPFLFTIKELVAQTQPGLTSINTSTDFEGEFKVPSYRSGAFLDPKGRGVVAGYDNAVALPAQADREELLRANRKQTPNLKGEISLQVAKVDSSTGEIAGTFESEQPSDTDLGAREALDVKIRGLFYARVEPIA, from the coding sequence ATGAGGTATCGCGCTCTAATTGTTGCATTTCTGGCATTGTGCCTGGGTGTACTAACCGCTTGTAGTGAGGGTCCTGCCTCTGCTAGCAGTAGAGATGTACTCACCTACGACCAAATCAGAGGAACAGGTCTAGCTAATAAATGTCCACAACTGTCAGAAACTACGCGTGGTTCTATTGCAATTGATCCTAATAAGTCATACAGAATCGTCGATCTATGCTTGGAACCAACTACCTTTTTTGTGAAAGAAGAACCCACAAATAAACGTCAAAAACCAGAATATATAGCTGGAAAATTGCTGACACGTTACACTTCAACAATTGACCAAGTACAAGGCAAGCTAAACGTCAACAGCGATGGCAGCCTAACGTTTGTTGAAGAAGATGGGCTTGACTTCCAAGCAATTACTGTACAACTTCCTGGAGGTGAACGAGTTCCTTTTCTATTCACAATTAAAGAGCTAGTTGCTCAAACTCAACCAGGATTGACTAGCATTAACACTTCTACCGATTTTGAAGGTGAATTCAAAGTACCTTCTTATCGCTCCGGTGCATTCCTCGATCCTAAAGGTCGCGGTGTTGTTGCTGGTTACGATAATGCAGTTGCGCTTCCCGCGCAAGCGGATCGTGAAGAACTCCTTCGCGCCAACCGCAAGCAAACCCCAAACTTAAAGGGTGAGATTTCCTTGCAGGTTGCTAAAGTAGATAGCAGCACTGGCGAAATCGCAGGTACATTTGAGAGCGAACAGCCATCAGATACCGACTTAGGAGCGCGTGAAGCTCTAGATGTCAAGATTCGCGGTCTGTTTTATGCTCGAGTTGAACCAATAGCCTAG